In one Mesorhizobium australicum genomic region, the following are encoded:
- a CDS encoding CaiB/BaiF CoA transferase family protein: MGPLAGIRIIEMAGIGPGPFCGMLLADMGADVVRVDRLAPSGLGVEIPVRYDLFNRNKRSIAVDLKSPEGVATVLRLTSQADILIEGFRPGVMEKLGLGPEVCLAANPRLVFGRMTGWGQEGPLAKAAGHDINYIALTGALAAIGPTGGAPVPPLNLLGDFGGGSMYLAMGVLAAHIEALRSGKGQVVDAAIVDGTAGLMTMFHAFRQMGSFQTRRGTNLLDGGAPFYGVYETGDGKHVAIGALEPKFYAEMIEKLGLAGEDLPQQYDTKGWPRLKARFEEVFRTKTREEWCAVLEGSDACFAPVLDLDEAQAHPHMAARGIHPTVGGVVNTAPAPRFSRTPSQISHPATEPGADTAEILAGFGFAADEIARLKAAGVTA; the protein is encoded by the coding sequence ATGGGACCGCTCGCGGGGATCCGGATCATCGAAATGGCGGGCATCGGCCCGGGGCCGTTCTGCGGCATGCTCTTGGCCGACATGGGCGCCGACGTGGTCCGCGTCGACCGGCTCGCGCCGTCGGGTCTCGGCGTCGAGATCCCCGTCCGCTACGACCTCTTCAACCGCAACAAGCGCTCGATCGCCGTCGACCTCAAGTCGCCGGAGGGCGTGGCTACGGTGCTCAGGCTGACGAGCCAGGCCGACATCCTGATCGAGGGGTTTAGGCCCGGCGTGATGGAGAAGCTCGGGCTCGGGCCGGAGGTGTGCCTCGCCGCCAATCCGCGGCTGGTGTTCGGCCGCATGACCGGCTGGGGACAGGAGGGGCCGCTGGCGAAGGCGGCCGGCCACGACATCAATTATATCGCCCTGACCGGTGCGCTGGCCGCGATCGGGCCGACGGGCGGGGCGCCGGTGCCGCCGCTCAACCTGCTCGGCGATTTCGGCGGCGGGTCGATGTATCTGGCGATGGGCGTGCTGGCCGCGCACATAGAGGCGCTGCGCTCGGGCAAGGGGCAGGTGGTGGACGCGGCGATCGTCGACGGCACGGCGGGGCTGATGACCATGTTCCACGCCTTCCGGCAGATGGGCAGCTTCCAGACCAGGCGCGGGACGAACCTGCTCGACGGCGGAGCGCCGTTCTACGGCGTCTACGAGACCGGCGACGGGAAGCATGTGGCGATCGGCGCGCTGGAGCCGAAGTTCTATGCCGAGATGATCGAGAAGCTGGGGCTCGCGGGCGAGGATCTGCCGCAGCAATACGACACGAAAGGCTGGCCCAGGCTGAAGGCGCGGTTCGAGGAGGTGTTCCGGACGAAGACGCGGGAGGAGTGGTGCGCGGTGCTGGAAGGCTCGGACGCCTGCTTCGCGCCGGTGCTCGACCTGGACGAGGCGCAGGCGCATCCGCACATGGCGGCGCGGGGCATCCACCCGACGGTCGGCGGCGTGGTCAACACCGCGCCCGCGCCGCGCTTCAGCCGCACGCCGTCGCAGATCTCGCACCCGGCGACGGAGCCGGGGGCGGATACGGCGGAGATTCTCGCGGGCTTCGGCTTCGCGGCGGACGAGATCGCGCGGCTGAAGGCGGCGGGCGTGACGGCTTAA